Proteins from a single region of Bacteroidota bacterium:
- a CDS encoding alpha/beta hydrolase, with amino-acid sequence MKKIRILSLFIFTTILTSGTFGQDLKVNSNGLDIYYRIMGKGLPILIIGGGPGDVSDRYLSLCELLSKDFQCILVDQRGTGKSTPAQIDSSSISLALTIEDFEAIRNHLGFKQWTVLGFSYGGFVAAVYTNDYPTSVSSLIHMGSLGFDFNVYRHFSDNIVSRLHPGDLELLKYWSDSTRMATDKHHAIVETIKARMPGYFFSREKALLVTQTMKDSDFNLSLGDYLWDDMYKRSLELLKKNSDFDKPVLILHGRQDPLGESVAQSLSRYYKNSKLVFVEKSGHYSWIEQPEKILAAIKAFLSPTK; translated from the coding sequence ATGAAAAAAATTCGAATTTTAAGCCTATTTATTTTTACCACAATCTTGACTTCAGGAACTTTTGGGCAAGACCTGAAAGTGAACAGTAATGGACTGGATATCTACTACCGTATCATGGGTAAAGGTTTACCAATTTTGATAATTGGTGGTGGTCCTGGAGATGTTTCAGATCGTTATCTTAGTTTGTGCGAACTGCTTTCCAAGGACTTTCAGTGTATTTTGGTTGATCAGAGAGGAACAGGCAAATCTACTCCTGCACAAATAGATTCTTCCAGCATTTCGTTAGCGTTGACTATTGAGGATTTCGAGGCTATTCGTAATCATTTGGGGTTTAAGCAATGGACTGTGCTTGGCTTCTCGTATGGAGGGTTCGTAGCCGCTGTTTACACCAACGACTATCCAACATCAGTTTCTTCGCTTATCCATATGGGCTCATTGGGATTTGATTTTAATGTCTATAGGCATTTTAGTGACAATATCGTGTCGAGGCTACATCCCGGTGATCTGGAATTGCTAAAATATTGGAGTGATTCAACCAGAATGGCAACTGATAAACACCATGCAATTGTTGAAACAATTAAGGCAAGAATGCCCGGCTATTTTTTTAGCAGAGAAAAAGCATTGTTAGTTACTCAAACCATGAAAGACTCTGACTTTAATTTAAGTCTCGGTGATTATTTGTGGGATGATATGTACAAAAGAAGCCTTGAATTGTTAAAAAAGAATTCGGACTTCGATAAACCAGTGCTCATTCTTCATGGCAGACAAGATCCATTGGGAGAATCGGTAGCTCAATCTTTATCACGTTATTATAAAAATAGCAAGCTGGTATTTGTCGAAAAAAGCGGTCATTATTCCTGGATAGAACAACCTGAAAAGATTTTGGCAGCAATTAAAGCGTTTTTATCACCGACCAAATAA
- a CDS encoding DUF1648 domain-containing protein, whose product LINKKMKAQKPLKEIFIVLVTIAPLLYYFYLWSSLPETIPIHFDAIGNPNGYGSKNIITIVLLILTVGIYLFLKFIPRVYNKNSFTIDPKTFENLRFIMALFFSTLCFMIIFSVQQGKINSSLLYIIIAFLISILGNYMGNVRPNNLFKNKFKWTNKDEFVWKKTQNFIGKLWFVSGIALALIIIFLPKELEAYVLFIGMMIILVILPAGYSYIIYLNNKKALKRNELSETLANTVESESRNSDPWIGLFYVNSRDKRVLVPKRTPGMGWTLNFGNPYAYILLIAIVLIILMTNYLT is encoded by the coding sequence AACTAATTAATAAAAAAATGAAAGCACAAAAACCTCTAAAAGAAATCTTTATAGTATTGGTTACCATCGCTCCTTTATTATACTATTTTTATTTATGGAGTTCATTGCCGGAAACAATTCCAATCCATTTTGATGCGATTGGAAATCCCAACGGATATGGCAGTAAAAATATCATCACAATCGTATTATTAATTTTAACGGTAGGGATTTACCTGTTTCTTAAATTTATACCACGAGTTTACAATAAAAACAGCTTTACGATTGATCCTAAAACATTTGAGAATCTACGATTTATTATGGCATTGTTTTTCTCAACCTTATGTTTTATGATCATATTTTCCGTTCAACAAGGTAAAATAAACAGCTCCTTGCTCTATATCATTATTGCATTTTTGATTTCCATACTTGGAAATTACATGGGCAATGTCAGGCCAAATAATCTCTTTAAAAACAAATTTAAATGGACGAATAAGGATGAATTTGTATGGAAGAAAACACAAAATTTCATTGGTAAACTTTGGTTTGTTTCAGGCATTGCTTTAGCATTAATCATTATCTTCTTACCAAAAGAATTGGAGGCTTACGTATTATTTATTGGTATGATGATTATTTTAGTAATTCTGCCTGCTGGGTATAGCTATATAATTTATCTGAATAATAAAAAAGCCCTTAAACGAAATGAGTTATCGGAAACTCTAGCGAATACAGTAGAGTCAGAAAGTAGAAATTCCGATCCTTGGATAGGATTATTTTATGTCAACAGCAGGGATAAAAGGGTACTCGTACCAAAACGAACCCCGGGAATGGGATGGACTTTGAATTTTGGGAATCCTTATGCTTATATTTTACTCATTGCAATTGTTTTAATTATCCTTATGACTAATTATCTTACTTAA
- a CDS encoding alpha/beta hydrolase codes for MKKLILIFAGLFLSTVLKSQDLQNVNFSESELILKTTTGNIYGTLSIAETPEPSPIILIIAGSGPTDRDCNSALGLKTNAFKMMAEGFAVNGISTLRFDKRGIAESNAAMKSEAELRFDDYIKDVVDWVALLKADPRFSRIIILGHSEGSLIGMIAAEQTKIDGYISISGAGRAIDEVLKEQLVSKLPPQLMEESNRILDTLKMGKLASQVSPYLVSLYRPSVQPYMISWIKYDPAKEIKNLKTPTLIIQGNTDLQVSEKDAKLLAAAKPNAKLLIIENMNHVLKESEADPQKNMATYNNPELPLKAGLVDEIVKFINNK; via the coding sequence ATGAAAAAACTAATTTTAATTTTCGCAGGATTATTCTTATCCACAGTTTTAAAGTCTCAAGATTTACAGAATGTGAATTTCTCAGAATCAGAACTGATACTTAAAACCACTACCGGCAATATTTACGGAACATTAAGCATCGCTGAAACTCCTGAACCAAGCCCAATTATTCTTATTATTGCCGGCTCAGGTCCAACCGACCGTGATTGTAATTCGGCACTTGGTTTAAAAACCAATGCCTTCAAAATGATGGCGGAAGGATTTGCTGTGAATGGAATATCGACACTTAGATTTGATAAACGAGGGATTGCGGAAAGCAACGCGGCAATGAAAAGTGAAGCTGAACTTCGATTTGACGACTATATAAAAGATGTGGTAGATTGGGTTGCATTATTAAAAGCTGATCCTCGATTTTCAAGAATTATTATTTTGGGCCATAGTGAAGGTTCATTGATAGGAATGATCGCCGCCGAACAAACCAAAATTGATGGATATATATCTATTTCGGGAGCAGGGAGGGCAATCGATGAAGTGCTGAAAGAACAACTCGTCAGCAAATTACCACCGCAACTGATGGAAGAATCAAATCGAATATTGGATACCTTAAAAATGGGCAAGTTAGCTTCGCAGGTGAGTCCCTATCTGGTTTCGCTATATCGCCCAAGTGTTCAGCCCTATATGATTTCATGGATAAAATATGATCCGGCTAAAGAAATTAAAAACTTAAAAACCCCTACTTTAATTATTCAAGGTAACACTGATTTACAGGTAAGTGAAAAAGATGCAAAATTGCTTGCTGCTGCAAAACCCAATGCAAAATTATTAATTATTGAAAATATGAATCATGTTTTAAAAGAATCTGAAGCTGATCCTCAAAAAAATATGGCCACCTATAATAACCCTGAATTACCATTAAAAGCAGGATTGGTTGATGAAATTGTGAAGTTTATAAATAACAAGTAG